Genomic window (Roseivirga sp. 4D4):
TCTATGGGGACGTATGGGAGTGGACCAACAGTGCTTACCAACCTTATCCATTTTATCAGAAAGTAGAGGGTGCGCTTGGGGAGTATAACGGTAAATTTATGATCAACCAAATGGTTCTTCGAGGAGGATCCTATGCTACCATGAAAAATCACATAAGACCTACTTATCGAAACTTTTTCCATCCACATTTACGTTGGCAGTTCACAGGCCTAAGACTAGCGGAGACATTATAGTATGAGCGAGACCAAAGAGGCATTAAATGCCTTTGCAATAGATATCAAATCGGGACTTCAGTCGTCACCGAAGACCTTACCTTCTATGTATTTCTATGATGAAACAGGGGATGCCCTGTTCCAAAAGATCATGGACCTTGATGAATATTATCTAACACGTGCAGAGTTCGAAATTTTCGTTCGCCAAAAAGAGGAAATTTTAAAGGCGTTCTTAGGAGAAGATGAAGGTTTTCGATTGGTAGAGTTAGGCGCGGGTGATGGCACAAAGACTAAAGTTTTACTAGCGCACTTCCTGAATGAAGGAGTTCCATTTACCTATTCGCCCATAGATATTTCTGGAAGCGTACTTGAACAACTGAAGGATGACCTTAAGGGAGAGCTACCTTCTTTAAAGGTAGAGCCTATAGTAGGGGAGTATTTTTCAGCACTTGAAGCCCTTGCAGCGAATGATACCTCAAAAGAAGTAGTCTTATTTCTAGGTTCCAATATTGGAAACTTTGATAGAGCCGCTGGAGTTGATTTTTTAACTCATGTTGGAGAAAACCTTTCCTCTGGAGACATGCTCTTGATAGGTTTTGATTTGATGAAGAACCCTCAAAAGATATTATGCGCTTACAACGATAAGGAGGGGGTGACCAAGGCATTCAATCTTAACCTGCTAACTAGAA
Coding sequences:
- the egtD gene encoding L-histidine N(alpha)-methyltransferase, with protein sequence MSETKEALNAFAIDIKSGLQSSPKTLPSMYFYDETGDALFQKIMDLDEYYLTRAEFEIFVRQKEEILKAFLGEDEGFRLVELGAGDGTKTKVLLAHFLNEGVPFTYSPIDISGSVLEQLKDDLKGELPSLKVEPIVGEYFSALEALAANDTSKEVVLFLGSNIGNFDRAAGVDFLTHVGENLSSGDMLLIGFDLMKNPQKILCAYNDKEGVTKAFNLNLLTRINNDLGADFNIDDFDHFPTYDPLTGETKSHIVSKKAQTVYIEALDESFSFDAWEAIHTEVSQKYSRKMIEAYASEAGFEIVQNFVDSNQYFVDSLWRKV